ATCTCCATTAATTGTTGTACTTAAGTTGGTTGCAATATCTGGTAATCATATTAAGTATAGACTTAAAGCTAAGTATTACAACCAGTGTAAAAGACACTGGGAAAGGATGCAGTGAATTGAGATGTATCATATTTTGCTCACTGGCAAAgttatttccttttcaaaaagcCATCTTGCATTATAAAATAACTGGCATTAGGACCATCAGGTATATTAAGAGTGCATCTTTTTGTCTACTAATGTGCAAAAATATGATGCAAGGATCTCCTAATCTGCATGTTGTTTCAAATTTCATTGCATTATTCAGAGACTAAAAATCACAAAAAGGTTGAAACCATGAAAGAAAACGCTTGCATTAAATTCCCTCTTCTCACCCATAACTGAAAATTGTATTTaagatttgctttaaaaaattgccAGAGTTTGTGGCTGTTACATCACATTTTCCATGCTTAGTACCTAGAAAGACATGAACTATTTTATAACAGAAACATGTATGTTGATTTATACATTTCTACCAGTTTTTACCCGTCACATGCCTTGGCATATGAATAAAAAATACATAGTCACTATTAAGAAATAGCTTCTTCAACATGTTGATGGAAAAATGAAGCCACATGGAGAAAAGCTTAGATACAACCTGAATGGCATATAAAAGGGGACAAGGTCTTTataaatgctaataaaattagCACTATATTACATTTCTTCTCTTAAAGGCTCAAAAAGGAGAAGGCTgggaaaatgaaatacaatatgCATCTGCCATCAGAATGTATGCATGGAAAAGTTCCCCAATTCTCCAAAGCTGCGTTTTGATGTACATTTTACCAGCAAGTGCTCTTTTCTTGGGCAATGTTTATATAATCCAGAAAAAAGTTCATGCGATCTTAGCCTTGATTTGTTCTTTAAAAGCAATAATTCTATCTTGGAAGCAAGAGCCTAAGCCCTGATTTAGTTCTCCAACTTAAAAGTACATTGCATGAAAATGAAGTTACGGATTTACCAGCTTTTATAGTTATTCACTTTTATAGTGTCCCTTACTAAAGCCTACATAATCTactctacagtatttatttaagaGCTAACTGAGAATGTACATGAACATATATGCCTATCCCTTCCATAGAAGGATGTTGACCAGGAGATGGAACATATGCAGCTGAATTCCTGCAGCCCTCACAATTCACTGTACAGTACAGGCATGTAAATCTGGAACTATATCTGTACTGGGACTATCAAGTTTGTCAATTGTTTAGAGATTTACCAATGAATTGTTTAAGATGAAGGTAAGTAACaactttgaaatgtaaataacTACATAATTATTGGCCCTTGTTCAAGATGTTTTAATAAAAGTCAATGTTTTTTAAACCTCATTTTGTAAGTTTACatcattttcaacattttttttttacaaattacgTGTTTTCCAGTgaagctttttgtttttgcagtaaAAATAGCTGCTATATATCTTTACTGTAATTGCAGAAAaggaatcagatttttttttcaaaaatagaatTCATATTTTAATCAGGATAATTCATTATAGGTGAATGAAAGGGATGGGAAAGGGTCAATTGAAAGAATAAGAATTATATatgaattgtttttaaaaggaCATGCATAGAAGAGATTTTCCATTAATAAATATAGTTTTAGCAACATTGCTATTTTCAGTTACAGCATCACTCAAATGAGACTTTATGACCCAGACTGAACAATTAGCTTCTTGCCATAAATGTTCAGGTGTTTGTCAGTCTCGGATTAAACATTCTTCTATGACATGGCCACTTGGCATGTGCTTATTCCATATAAATTCACTTGGAAAATTAAATTCTTCCAAGATGCTGTAGGAGCTGCTCTTTTGACTTGAAACACATTCTTCCTCTTCAGatgtttacattattttaaattacaatatacaatatttattaaataggAGCTTTTCACTGCCAGAGAAACATATGAACATGCTTAAGCATACAcaccacacacaaatatatatattttttgaaatGGTATATCTTTTCTGTCCTTGTACAGAATCTCTGCCATTGCTCCTCCTGGTTCCAAGGTGTGTATGAGGAAACACACATAGCTCTAAAAGAATGCCCTTTGTAGATTTATGGTGGCACCTATGTTAAATAAAAGATACCTGGCCTTTTCTCTCTCAGTCACACAAACTATGGTATGTAGCATCTGCAAGGTTGTTAACTGTAAAATGGGAAGGGGGAGAATACTGGAAATTCCAAGGGGTTTGGTCTGGTATCACCCTTACTTATATAGAAGTTGACATAATTAGAACCCTGAACCCTGGAGCACTTTGGTATCTTCAGGTTGTAGTCAGAAACTGGGTTGACCTCCAGAAGGGCTGCTGAACAGGCTGGATACATAGTTCTTATTGTGCCTGAAATTGAGGCCTCTTCTTTCCCTTGACTTCCCCGATTATGAAAACACTTCTTTTAGGAGTTCAACAGTGTAGTACTCCAAACAGTCAGAAGATAAAACCAATGACTGATGCAGAAGGTCCCAATTCACAGATTCATGTGTTCTTGCATCCAATGCTCACAAGATAGCAGTGCTCAGTCTTCAGTATCTGGCTGCACTCCTAGCATTGCATGGAGTTCTTCTGCTGTATATCCCAACAGATTTTGTAGGTCACATACAAAACGGTATACATAACGTTTGCCTGAAGTTTTGTGAATAATGTTCTTATCGTAATAATAACGCAGACCACGGCTCAACTTTTCATAGTTCATTTTGGGCTTGTTTTTTCTTCTGCCCCATCTTCTTGCAACCTGAAGTAAGAACAGGGAAAGCAATTTAATGTAGTTATTAGATTCCAGTGAAGTGGTATTAAACTCTACTTTTAAAGCAACAGAATCATTAGCCTTATTCCACGTGCCATGATTCTCAATCATTAACAGTAATACAAGTCCAACTATAACTTTCAGTTGGGTTCAACTATAAACCTCAATTACAATATATAACTGGGTCCAGCTAAAACTTCAGTTGTAATAATTAGTACCAATTCAAAGATAAGGTGCAATGAATTAATCTTGTAAGTATCTGTTAAAACAAATGTAGATTGTTTCTCTGATATCTAAAATGTCAAGCTATTTCCAAAAGTCTTTTCTTAGAAGCCATAACATTCTTCAACTCACATTAAATCTTGAAGCAGCTTCTGAACAGAATTATTTCAAAACATAATTTCAaaacagaagttaattttaatttttatatataaaaattaactTCTGTTCTGAAATCCtgttatactaaacaaaataaaaaagtaagcTACTGAGCAACTGCTTAATGCTACTGGAGTTCCAAAGTCTGCATCTCAATAAAGAACACAATTTCCATATTGGTTTATAACTTAGTATGTCTTCAAAACAGATCTTGCTTTAAGAGGCTATGAAGTACCATAATTTGATGGCTTGTATTTAAGTAGCTAAGTCTATAAACTGTTCTGTATACAAGGCAATTAATCAGAGGCTTACCTATATAATTCCATATCAATATAAGAAACTGAGGCTATAATCACATATCACTGCTTTTGAACTTGAGGTTTGAAGCTGCCCTTTTCTTTCTGGTGGCTCTGTATAATTTGTTAGTTTACATCCCGCCTTTTCTTCAGGTGCTCAAAGTGGCTTAAATAGGGATCTTCATTCATTTGATCACCACAACAAATCTCTGAAGTATGTTGGGCTGAAAGTGAGAATGACAGATCCAGAGACAGATCCAgagactggcctgaagtcactcAGTGAATTTCTATGACCAAGAACAGACTGAGATCTGGGTTTCTCAAGTCTTAGTCCAACACAGTAACTACCAAAGCTATAACCTGCTAGCTGCTATCAATATCTATTTATCTCTAATGACGGATGACTTGAACTACTAACCTCATCTGGGTCTGCAAGTTTAAACTCCCAACCATCTCCAGTCCAGCTAATGAATGACTGACAAGATTTGTCAGTCAGAAGTTCTAGAAGAAACTGCCACAGCTGTATAGGTCCACTACCTatcaatatcaaaataaaatggtTAAGGGAGACATATTTGCATATACAAGCATTCATAAGAATACCAGAGAGGTTAGTTTGCaagatttaaatattaattatgtAGTTCTTTTCAAACCTTCCTGGCTAAAGATCAACCAGACACCAGAAtttgttttaggaaaaaaatggtaaaTGATAGGAATTTCTTACAGCAGATCagggtttttttattatattaaaattaagaaTAGACTGAATATTTTTCCCTCTTAAAGTGTTGTTGCATTCCAGAGTACACTCAACTTCAACTGAATGAAATTTACTTGAAAAACAGAATTACAGAACAAGGTAAGTTGTGAAATTATGGCCTTTATATCCAAATAATCAGTTCAGATTAAGCAGAGAGACCTGAATAGGAATCCTAGCACATACCATTTTCATTCAGATCTCCCTACCATCAGTGAAACAAGGAGGCCTAAAGGCAAAAGGGGACAAGAAAATATTTTACTTGCCTGTAAATCCTGCTAGTATTGCTGCTGGTATAACTGGTTTCCCTTGCTCTACAGGGTCACTCCTTTCTTGAATATAGTCTTTAAAGGACATTGTGGGTTTGTTCAGACACAAGGACTGGCTGCAGTCATCTTCAAAGCTCTCATAGGATGGGACCCGTTGAACATCTACTAAGGAGGATTGACTATTCCAAGACTGTAGCAATGAATCTGAGCCCTCGTAACTTTCTGTGCCACTGTCACTTGAATCATGCTCCCTAGGTTTACCTGGACAAAAGGAGTAAACTTCATGAATATGGATTTGCTTAAGTCTGAATAACTATTATAGCTgaaattggattttaaaatattgtacttATTTAATTACAAATAATTGAACTAGGATTGCTAAAATCGAGAATAGAAACCCCAAATTTCACTATGCTTCCATTTCACAAATGCATTTGATTATGCTAATTTGAACAGTTATGGGAAAATGTATCATACTTCAGAGATGTTTAAACCCCCTCCAAGTTACTGTAGCTTTGTCCAGTTATAATCAGTAaaaatttcaatttaaagtcaagactgactccatGAGACCCATTAAAATGCACTATTACTAAAACAAATCACTTAACAATACCTTCACTTAACAATGAAGTGggctattaaaacaaaaataagcaacCTGGTATTTGAATATATAATTACTCATAAACACAAGGAGATAAACGTCTTACTTGTGTTATCCAACACCAAGTTCAGATTGTTTCTTGTGAAATTTGGATTCATTGAACAGTAGTTCACATTGACAGTTTCTAGTTGTGCTTTAGGAAACATCTGAAATTCCTGTTTTAGATTAATAAGATTTGGTCCAACCGTTGTCTGACATAAATCTCCCAGAACTCTGGTTTTTTGGAAGCTTAGAGTTTTTGGATAGTTGGGTACTTGACTGCAATATTGCACTTGTTCAACATtagtgcctggaaaaaaaaaccactcTTTGTGATTATAAATCCTTTAACTTCTACAATAGTACCTACCCTCCAATTAAATAGAACTTTATTTGAGGGCTTTCCTGGACAAAAATATAGTGACACTCTATGAATAAATGCTACCATTATCCATATTCTCAACTAAATAAAAGCATGCTTCTATAAACTGCCTCTATAGCTTTTagaatttaaacatttaataatcTTTATACTGTTTTGATAGAGGGAACCAGGTGAAATATAAAGATAATATGACTCTGCCTCTTGCTACTATAACTATGTTAATGAACCTCCATGATTTCTACAGTTGCTTTTACAAGCTTTAAAGAATCTACAGCAGCTAGTACTTCAACCTaacataataatttaaaatactgaaaCAAGATTGTAAAACTTTAGCAAAGCAAATTTGAAAACATCGTActtgtttaatatttaatatatcatACTTATTTAATATTCACAAAGACATGAGATAATAGCTATTTCTTAGATTCAATTCATATAATAGATCAATGAAATCAGCTGGCATATTTGTACTGTGTGTAGTGTTTGTCAAAACAAAGTACATCTGGTCACTCATATCACATGAGATATTGTGCATTACAAATATCAGCTTCTGTCTTGCAAGTTTCTAGCTCTCACTGATCTGAAAACATATTTTGAACCATGCTTTTTCCTATGTCCATTTCACTTCTTTCACTGACAAGCCCCCaccaaaaaaacagaaacaaacaaaaggggaaaaaaaactgggtaACCCTGACCTGAAAAATTTAATCAGAAATTAAAACTTATATAAGCAGCACTTCCAGTAAGTTGTATAAATTAGTCCAGggccctttgttgttgttgttcagtttagATACTGAATGGGCAGTCTTATTACCATTAAAAGGAAACTGAGCACATCTAATTTTGACAGTACAGTATTGAAATTAAATTTACCTAAAGAGTTGTTGTTGACCCAATGTGGAGATGAAATAAGATGAGAATTTTCTACGTATTGATCCTGTGGCTTCTCTTCATTGTCTGAAAACAAAGGTGCTTAAATATGTATCTTAACAGGAAAGTTTGCTTTCAGAATACGTCGTGTATATGTGATAGCATTTTcaccaaaatatattttgttccaaAATTACCTGCCGTATTGCAAACAATTTAATGTTTTGGAATTTAAAAGGTCTTAACTGATCACAGTTAAGTCCAACTTATAGCTctaaaattataatatataattctatattatgtattttatttatttttatctattttattgtaagctgcacACAGTCACATATGTGAAATGGATagctatataaaacaaacaaacaaacaaatgttaagTCAATGAGGtatatttgttacatttattacACTGATTACCCTGACATCTCTTTCTTCCAACAGCTCAGGACAGTCTCTCCTCAACTTCAGTATTTCACCCCAACATAATCTTTATGTTGAATTGAGAGATgttgactgatc
The Candoia aspera isolate rCanAsp1 chromosome 5, rCanAsp1.hap2, whole genome shotgun sequence genome window above contains:
- the ETS2 gene encoding protein C-ets-2, which encodes MSEFGIENMDQVAPVCNVYRGLFKRQPAFDSFEGANSLFTGYFPPVNEDQTLQEVPTGLDSICFESNSCELPLLTPCSKAVMSQALNATFSGFTKEQHRLGIPNSPWLWTQHHVCQWLLWATNEFSLLNVNFERFAMNGQELCNLGKEHFLELAPDYVGDILWEHLDQMIKDNEEKPQDQYVENSHLISSPHWVNNNSLGTNVEQVQYCSQVPNYPKTLSFQKTRVLGDLCQTTVGPNLINLKQEFQMFPKAQLETVNVNYCSMNPNFTRNNLNLVLDNTSKPREHDSSDSGTESYEGSDSLLQSWNSQSSLVDVQRVPSYESFEDDCSQSLCLNKPTMSFKDYIQERSDPVEQGKPVIPAAILAGFTGSGPIQLWQFLLELLTDKSCQSFISWTGDGWEFKLADPDEVARRWGRRKNKPKMNYEKLSRGLRYYYDKNIIHKTSGKRYVYRFVCDLQNLLGYTAEELHAMLGVQPDTED